The Lysobacter sp. genome includes a window with the following:
- a CDS encoding serine/threonine protein kinase: MGAEDTAGILRSLQRHLALPGPLRAPHLWWLHWRKPAMADRLALLLQAEHRNDNSLLDRTPQSSLPRTSAPSHADVDLTPGDRLGPWRIDSLLGQGGMGCVHLAHRDDGAYRQSVAIKRIRIEAASRPPTDAFLREREILAKLSHPGISRLIDGGLDAGDRPWLAMELIDGAPIDRWCDHRRRTIVERVTLLLQVCDAVQYAHKHGVVHGDIKPANLLVDDDGLVRLLDFGVASLLSDGESDGTVRLGMTAAYAAPERIAQESPGFASDIYSLGAVLCELVFDTPPTASPIPLLCNLLSEDAFDTEALIDGATPAALRARGLSSRRSLARLLHSDLDAILRKCLQPVPEQRYATAADLAADLKGWLQARPVSAVAGRPGYRLGKLVRRHRFAAAAIACLSLGLTATLGGQWLKHRQNERDMAALSLVFEESLGSAAMSGLGEAGLNPRVLLGRTESKLRESRNDHNDNTMAYGLLTLSRNYITIGDYAHALELGEEARTLGEDNPTIQARADATRAIALNQQARHVEAETICRRALQENTGFLDRAFEDRPTRIGLTTELARARWHQGRHDEALTLLDEALEASRYLRGDASRMLPELLTLRAQWHTDIYDTTTAEAELDQAIRLGGERYPQVANNARLALVRTLLRMNRQPEARSLAIETLAAFEKTYGMRHPETGRALLACSEATLHAVAIDEAQVRQALAYSKRAMDVLGQSLGRQHPYYTESLKYTASARALLSDGRPEDIIAQARQSVALLASSRGATLEQTISAKITLANILSEFSIDLDDRTLLDESLALYEDIARETERRKLPIPHVLSIYARALNDAGRTADAKRIIQRANTEIRRYLGADHPYLVFNELLSAKMAIDAGADGEAIAPLEDILRITAAKPGDSKTIKLARFGAMYMRAGIHQRQNASADARGLLTEAIAFGTTIHGDPEHPKIRELREQLARLPPPTRMPDGASPGATAALRQPR; encoded by the coding sequence ATGGGCGCTGAGGACACCGCAGGCATTTTGCGCAGCCTGCAGCGCCATCTGGCGCTGCCGGGACCGCTGCGCGCGCCGCACCTGTGGTGGCTGCACTGGCGCAAGCCCGCGATGGCGGATCGTCTTGCGCTGCTGCTGCAGGCCGAACACCGGAACGACAACTCACTGCTTGACCGCACGCCGCAATCGTCGCTGCCGCGGACGAGCGCACCTTCGCATGCGGATGTCGATCTCACGCCCGGCGACCGACTCGGTCCGTGGCGGATCGATTCCCTGCTCGGGCAGGGCGGCATGGGATGCGTCCATCTGGCGCATCGCGACGACGGCGCCTATCGCCAGAGCGTGGCGATCAAACGCATCCGGATCGAAGCGGCATCGCGCCCGCCGACGGACGCATTCCTGCGCGAAAGGGAAATCCTCGCGAAGCTCTCGCACCCGGGAATCAGTCGGCTGATCGACGGCGGACTGGACGCCGGAGACCGTCCGTGGCTGGCGATGGAACTGATCGACGGCGCGCCCATCGACCGCTGGTGCGACCATCGTCGTCGCACGATAGTCGAGCGCGTGACGCTTTTGCTGCAGGTCTGCGATGCCGTGCAGTACGCGCACAAGCACGGCGTGGTGCACGGCGATATCAAGCCCGCGAATCTGTTGGTGGACGACGATGGCTTGGTGAGGCTGCTGGATTTCGGGGTCGCATCGTTGCTGAGCGACGGCGAAAGCGACGGAACGGTGCGGCTGGGCATGACCGCAGCCTATGCGGCGCCGGAAAGGATCGCACAGGAATCGCCCGGTTTCGCCAGCGACATCTACTCGCTCGGCGCGGTGCTGTGCGAACTGGTGTTCGACACGCCGCCGACGGCAAGTCCGATCCCGCTGCTGTGCAATCTGCTCTCCGAGGACGCATTCGATACGGAAGCGCTGATCGACGGCGCGACGCCAGCTGCACTGCGGGCACGGGGATTGTCTTCCAGAAGATCGCTCGCGCGCCTGCTTCACTCGGATCTCGACGCGATCCTGCGCAAGTGTCTGCAGCCCGTGCCGGAGCAACGTTACGCGACCGCTGCGGATCTGGCCGCAGACCTGAAAGGTTGGCTGCAGGCGAGGCCGGTCTCGGCCGTGGCGGGTCGCCCCGGCTATCGCCTGGGAAAGCTGGTGCGCCGCCATCGTTTCGCCGCCGCGGCCATCGCATGCCTGTCGCTGGGATTGACCGCCACATTGGGTGGGCAATGGTTGAAGCACCGGCAGAACGAACGCGATATGGCCGCGCTCAGCCTCGTCTTCGAGGAATCCCTGGGTTCCGCGGCCATGTCGGGGCTGGGCGAAGCCGGATTGAACCCGCGCGTACTGCTCGGCCGCACGGAATCGAAGCTGCGCGAGTCCCGAAACGACCACAACGACAACACCATGGCCTATGGCCTGCTCACGCTTTCGCGCAACTACATCACCATCGGCGACTATGCGCATGCATTGGAACTCGGCGAAGAAGCCAGAACGCTCGGCGAGGACAATCCCACGATCCAGGCGCGCGCCGACGCCACGCGCGCGATCGCGCTGAACCAGCAGGCGCGCCATGTCGAGGCGGAAACGATCTGCAGGCGCGCGCTGCAGGAAAACACGGGGTTTCTCGACCGTGCGTTCGAGGATCGTCCGACCCGGATCGGCCTGACCACGGAACTGGCGCGCGCGCGCTGGCACCAGGGCCGGCACGACGAAGCGTTGACTCTGCTCGACGAGGCGCTGGAAGCGTCGCGCTACTTGCGCGGAGACGCCTCGCGCATGCTGCCGGAACTGCTGACCCTGCGCGCGCAATGGCACACCGATATCTACGACACCACGACAGCGGAGGCGGAGCTGGACCAGGCCATCCGTCTCGGCGGCGAACGTTATCCGCAAGTCGCCAACAACGCGCGCCTGGCGCTGGTGCGGACACTGCTGCGGATGAACCGGCAGCCGGAGGCGAGATCCCTCGCCATCGAGACGCTGGCCGCGTTCGAAAAGACCTACGGCATGCGGCATCCGGAAACCGGCCGCGCGCTGCTTGCCTGCAGCGAAGCGACACTGCATGCGGTCGCCATCGATGAAGCGCAGGTGCGGCAGGCGCTCGCCTATTCGAAACGGGCGATGGATGTCCTCGGACAAAGTCTCGGGCGACAGCATCCTTATTACACCGAATCGCTGAAATACACCGCTTCCGCACGCGCATTGCTCAGCGATGGACGGCCGGAAGACATCATTGCGCAGGCGAGGCAAAGCGTGGCGCTGCTGGCGTCATCCCGTGGCGCAACGCTGGAGCAGACGATTTCGGCCAAGATCACGCTGGCCAATATCCTGTCCGAATTCAGCATCGATCTCGACGACAGGACATTGCTGGACGAATCGCTCGCGCTCTACGAGGACATCGCCCGGGAAACCGAAAGACGGAAACTGCCGATTCCCCACGTGCTGTCGATCTACGCCCGCGCCCTCAACGATGCAGGAAGGACAGCGGATGCCAAGCGGATCATCCAGCGTGCGAATACCGAGATCCGGCGCTACCTCGGCGCGGACCATCCCTACCTCGTCTTCAATGAGCTGCTGTCGGCGAAAATGGCCATCGACGCCGGCGCGGATGGCGAGGCGATCGCGCCGCTGGAAGATATCCTGCGCATCACCGCCGCAAAGCCCGGCGATTCGAAGACGATCAAGCTCGCCCGTTTCGGCGCGATGTACATGCGTGCGGGCATCCATCAACGCCAGAACGCGTCGGCCGACGCGCGCGGACTGCTGACCGAGGCGATCGCGTTCGGCACGACGATCCACGGCGACCCGGAGCATCCGAAGATACGGGAACTCAGGGAACAGCTCGCGCGCCTGCCGCCGCCGACGCGGATGCCGGATGGCGCGTCACCGGGCGCAACGGCCGCTTTACGCCAACCGCGCTAA
- the mutY gene encoding A/G-specific adenine glycosylase, with translation MGTGAGRRGAARRIADAGLRRPRRARAGPAPGGRTRWRVAAVAGCLAIIARTRVGFHVSAAVRAALYRTAGSLGRRRFAGETRRHRVRRSFPPLRGARLDRSIRRLAAAAARWPPALAAAGNLGRNAGRRGCRSRRRGRAGTVIDTARYAPALLAWFDVSGRHDLPWQHPRTPYRVWLSEIMLQQTQVRVVIPYFERFVAALPDLRALAAAPQDDVMALWSGLGYYARARNLHAAAKRCVERHHGELPRDIDALIALPGIGRSTAGAILSQACGDPHAILDGNVKRVLARMFGIEGWPGTPANEKTLWAIAESLLPAERLADYTQAQMDFGATLCTRHDPACILCPLQNDCIALRDGRVAELPTPKPGKPLPERKAVVLLIRDDAGRVLLQRRPPAGIWASLWSLPEAADHDSARAWFEHHIDGDYDNGSALDEIHHGFTHYRLLMHPLAWRDLALHARIHDNEALRWVARDALATLGIPAPIRSLLHAASA, from the coding sequence ATGGGTACTGGCGCCGGTCGGCGTGGCGCTGCGAGGCGAATCGCCGATGCCGGACTTCGACGCCCACGGCGCGCTCGCGCTGGGCCGGCGCCTGGTGGTCGAACTCGATGGCGCGTTGCCGCAGTGGCCGGATGCCTGGCCATCATTGCCCGCACCCGTGTCGGATTCCACGTCTCCGCTGCCGTTCGCGCTGCGCTATACCGGACAGCCGGATCTCTCGGGCGTCGCCGGTTTGCAGGTGAAACGCGACGCCACCGCGTTCGACGGTCGTTTCCGCCTTTACGAGGTGCTCGGCTGGATCGATCAATCAGGCGGCTCGCCGCTGCCGCCGCTCGATGGCCACCTGCGCTCGCCGCAGCTGGAAATCTCGGGCGCAACGCTGGAAGGCGTGGATGTCGTTCTCGACGACGAGGACGTGCCGGCACCGTGATCGATACCGCCCGCTACGCACCCGCGCTGCTCGCATGGTTCGATGTTTCCGGGCGTCACGATCTGCCGTGGCAGCATCCGCGCACGCCCTACCGGGTCTGGCTGTCGGAAATCATGCTGCAGCAGACCCAGGTACGGGTGGTGATTCCGTACTTCGAACGTTTCGTCGCCGCCCTGCCCGATCTGCGCGCGCTGGCCGCAGCGCCGCAGGACGATGTGATGGCGCTATGGTCGGGCCTCGGTTACTACGCCCGGGCCCGCAACCTGCACGCCGCGGCGAAGCGCTGTGTCGAACGGCATCACGGCGAGCTGCCGCGCGATATCGATGCGTTGATCGCACTCCCCGGGATCGGCCGCAGCACGGCCGGCGCGATCCTGTCGCAGGCCTGTGGCGATCCGCACGCGATCCTCGATGGCAACGTCAAACGCGTGCTCGCGCGGATGTTCGGTATCGAAGGCTGGCCGGGCACGCCCGCGAACGAAAAAACGCTGTGGGCGATCGCAGAATCGCTGTTGCCAGCCGAACGCCTCGCCGATTACACCCAGGCGCAGATGGATTTCGGCGCGACCCTGTGCACCCGTCACGACCCCGCCTGCATCCTCTGCCCGCTGCAGAACGATTGCATCGCGCTGCGCGACGGTCGCGTCGCCGAACTGCCCACGCCGAAGCCCGGAAAACCGCTGCCGGAGCGCAAGGCGGTCGTGTTGCTGATCCGGGACGATGCAGGCCGCGTGCTGCTGCAGCGGCGGCCACCTGCCGGAATATGGGCGTCGCTGTGGTCGTTGCCCGAGGCTGCCGACCACGACAGCGCGCGCGCCTGGTTCGAGCATCACATCGATGGCGATTACGACAATGGATCGGCGCTCGACGAGATCCACCACGGTTTCACCCACTATCGCTTGTTGATGCACCCACTGGCGTGGCGCGACCTCGCGCTGCACGCCCGGATCCACGACAATGAGGCGCTGCGCTGGGTCGCGCGCGACGCGCTCGCGACGCTCGGCATCCCCGCTCCGATCCGCAGCCTGCTGCACGCCGCATCCGCCTGA
- a CDS encoding lipocalin family protein, with translation MRRLAKIPSRQVPSARTLAVSALSVLLMSAALAMPARAAEVTSVSELDITRYAGQWHEIARLPMFFQRKCAAETSAQYTLRDDDLVGVKNRCKNKDGDIDEVDGVARRDPDHPGRLEVRFAPDWLSWLPLTWADYWVIALDPDYQWAIVGEPGREYLWILSRTPDMSKAQFDELKARATAMGYELDTLIVSAPLR, from the coding sequence ATGCGTCGGTTAGCCAAGATTCCATCCAGGCAGGTCCCATCGGCACGGACTTTGGCCGTATCGGCACTGTCCGTCCTGTTGATGTCCGCCGCACTGGCCATGCCTGCCCGTGCCGCTGAGGTGACCTCGGTGAGCGAACTCGACATCACCCGTTACGCGGGCCAATGGCACGAAATCGCCCGGCTGCCGATGTTCTTCCAGCGCAAATGCGCCGCGGAGACCTCCGCCCAGTACACCCTGCGCGACGACGACCTGGTCGGCGTCAAGAATCGATGCAAGAACAAAGACGGCGATATCGACGAGGTCGATGGCGTCGCGCGGCGCGACCCGGACCATCCCGGCCGGCTGGAGGTGCGGTTCGCGCCGGACTGGCTGTCCTGGCTGCCGCTGACCTGGGCCGACTACTGGGTGATCGCGCTCGACCCCGACTACCAGTGGGCCATCGTCGGCGAGCCGGGGCGCGAATACCTCTGGATCCTGTCGCGCACCCCCGACATGTCCAAGGCGCAGTTCGATGAACTGAAGGCCCGTGCGACCGCGATGGGCTATGAACTCGACACCCTCATCGTCAGCGCACCGCTGCGCTGA
- a CDS encoding family 43 glycosylhydrolase gives MAPALCTLGMLAGDVYAALPTLVSNPLSIAVPDGGAIADPEVIKFRGTYYLYGTMGPSGIRVWSSRNLVNWQDRGIAATAANAWYGWAPDVLYHNGQFYMVTSGDTGSYSDHVVMRSDSPLGPFVRIADTLPNSIDGNMFQDDDGKLYFFWAAAGGVRYRPMTAPNTLDTGQPERQLTACVVNIINNWTEAPMVWKRNGTYYLSYTGNDWTRDDYQVHVCKGATLSGMVPQANKVITLDTVGTWRGAGHSTMVVGPDLTNVYNVYHERQYGGTHRNLGLSEAWIASDGQLRADSPENGVNIPAQPLFRDDFERDAIGAGWQQFGNAPWGTWNRELLWHDSRGYSGWNLQVTSSQVSPPDYVYEGSAKQWEWGPLTTSLYPKYGLVSSVAKDAAGNVTSAFFYGVDARNNLLVSWALVNGVDQGWQNTAMPAGWNHNAWHALRIEKRGNTFKLFYDDMLKQTRSVALGGGGFGAGADNTHVDFSSLAMNHNVNGWYRITPRNAPDKAVEAGGWSTVDGGNVIQWSFGSNQANQLWWAQPRGGTGGVSFANKHSGKMLDVAGYSPYSGANVHQWNDVRGTNQTWLPGAAGGAWWNFRPNHAQDQCLDVSSGSPNNGANVQQWQCNGGTPQHFSLAPY, from the coding sequence GTGGCACCAGCCCTCTGTACGCTCGGCATGTTGGCCGGCGATGTCTACGCGGCATTGCCGACACTCGTGTCCAACCCGTTATCCATTGCCGTGCCGGATGGCGGTGCCATCGCCGATCCCGAGGTCATCAAGTTCCGGGGAACGTATTACCTTTACGGCACGATGGGCCCTTCCGGTATCCGGGTCTGGTCGTCGCGGAATCTGGTGAACTGGCAGGATCGCGGCATCGCCGCGACCGCCGCGAATGCCTGGTACGGCTGGGCGCCGGATGTGCTGTATCACAACGGCCAGTTCTACATGGTGACCAGCGGCGATACCGGTTCGTACAGCGACCATGTCGTGATGCGCAGCGACAGTCCGCTCGGACCGTTCGTCCGCATCGCGGACACGTTGCCGAACAGTATCGACGGCAATATGTTCCAGGACGACGACGGCAAGCTGTATTTCTTCTGGGCCGCCGCCGGTGGTGTCCGCTATCGGCCGATGACGGCGCCGAACACGCTCGATACCGGACAGCCGGAGCGACAGCTCACCGCCTGCGTCGTCAACATCATCAACAACTGGACCGAAGCGCCGATGGTCTGGAAGCGCAACGGGACCTATTACCTGTCCTACACGGGCAATGACTGGACCCGCGACGACTATCAGGTGCATGTCTGCAAGGGTGCCACGCTTTCCGGAATGGTGCCGCAAGCCAACAAGGTGATCACCCTCGACACCGTCGGGACGTGGCGCGGGGCGGGGCACAGCACGATGGTTGTCGGGCCTGATCTGACGAACGTCTACAACGTCTATCACGAGCGCCAGTACGGCGGAACTCACCGGAATCTCGGGCTCAGTGAAGCGTGGATCGCTTCGGATGGGCAACTGCGCGCGGATTCGCCCGAGAATGGCGTCAACATTCCCGCACAGCCATTGTTCCGCGACGATTTCGAGCGCGACGCGATCGGCGCCGGGTGGCAGCAATTCGGCAACGCGCCGTGGGGCACCTGGAATCGCGAATTGCTGTGGCACGACAGTCGCGGCTACAGCGGATGGAATCTGCAGGTGACCAGCAGCCAGGTTTCGCCACCGGATTACGTTTACGAAGGCAGCGCCAAGCAATGGGAGTGGGGACCGCTCACCACTTCGCTGTATCCCAAGTACGGTCTTGTCTCCAGCGTTGCCAAGGATGCGGCCGGCAATGTGACCAGCGCGTTCTTCTACGGCGTCGATGCGCGCAACAACCTGCTGGTGTCCTGGGCGTTGGTCAATGGCGTCGACCAGGGATGGCAGAACACCGCGATGCCCGCAGGCTGGAATCACAACGCCTGGCACGCGCTGCGGATCGAGAAGCGCGGCAACACATTCAAATTGTTTTACGACGACATGCTCAAGCAGACCCGGAGCGTCGCGCTGGGCGGCGGCGGCTTCGGTGCCGGCGCGGACAACACCCACGTCGATTTTTCGTCGCTGGCGATGAATCACAACGTCAACGGCTGGTATCGCATCACGCCGCGCAACGCGCCTGACAAGGCAGTGGAAGCCGGCGGCTGGAGCACCGTGGACGGTGGCAACGTCATCCAGTGGTCATTCGGCAGCAACCAGGCCAACCAGCTCTGGTGGGCGCAGCCGCGCGGTGGTACCGGCGGCGTGTCGTTCGCGAACAAGCACAGCGGCAAGATGCTCGACGTCGCAGGTTATTCGCCTTACAGCGGCGCGAACGTGCACCAATGGAACGATGTGCGCGGCACCAACCAGACCTGGTTGCCCGGTGCAGCAGGCGGCGCGTGGTGGAATTTCCGCCCCAACCACGCGCAGGACCAGTGCCTGGATGTCAGCAGCGGCAGCCCCAACAACGGCGCGAATGTCCAGCAGTGGCAGTGCAACGGCGGTACGCCGCAGCATTTTTCGTTGGCGCCGTATTGA
- a CDS encoding oxidative damage protection protein translates to MPRTVFCEYEQRETEGLDFAPWPGELGQRVLARIGKGAWAKWLAHQTMLINENRLSPMNPDHRKMLQGEMEKFLFSGGAEKPAGYVPEAGASGAGSTGDSST, encoded by the coding sequence ATGCCCCGCACCGTGTTCTGCGAATACGAACAACGCGAGACCGAAGGCCTGGACTTCGCACCATGGCCGGGCGAACTCGGCCAGCGCGTCCTCGCGCGCATCGGCAAGGGCGCCTGGGCCAAGTGGCTGGCGCACCAGACCATGCTGATCAACGAAAACCGGTTGTCGCCGATGAATCCCGATCACCGGAAGATGCTGCAGGGCGAAATGGAGAAATTCCTCTTCTCGGGCGGCGCGGAGAAACCGGCCGGTTACGTGCCCGAAGCAGGCGCTTCCGGAGCCGGCTCGACGGGGGACTCTTCGACCTGA
- a CDS encoding sigma-70 family RNA polymerase sigma factor, with the protein MPGITLQSISTAASRGRQFPYKPIGFIEYNGIVCVEKKSLIVLATMPSDPHINPASHVPESITALIDRARHGQPLVWNEIYSLLYRDLYRLARAQLWHSSGHTLTPTSLINETWLRLMRKDNVRAENRRQLVGLVVSAMRMAILDEIRRRRAEKRGGGVASISLESVSIAAEHGEPDEMLALDAALDELHKHAPRLAQVVEWRYFGGMSESEISSVLDVHVRTVRRDWQAAKLFLLQRMDDEYATATIDGR; encoded by the coding sequence GTGCCGGGCATCACACTTCAATCGATATCGACAGCCGCTTCGAGAGGCCGACAATTTCCTTATAAACCAATCGGTTTCATTGAATACAATGGGATTGTCTGCGTCGAAAAGAAATCGCTCATAGTGCTCGCCACGATGCCGTCCGACCCGCACATCAACCCCGCTTCCCATGTTCCGGAATCGATCACTGCACTGATCGACCGCGCCAGACATGGACAGCCGCTCGTCTGGAACGAGATCTACTCGTTGCTGTATCGCGATCTCTACCGGCTCGCGCGCGCGCAGTTGTGGCACTCATCCGGACATACGCTGACCCCGACATCGCTCATCAACGAAACGTGGCTTCGCCTGATGCGCAAGGACAATGTCCGCGCCGAAAACCGGAGGCAGCTCGTCGGCCTGGTGGTGAGCGCGATGCGGATGGCGATCCTCGATGAGATCCGGCGCCGACGCGCCGAAAAGCGCGGCGGCGGTGTGGCGTCCATTTCGCTGGAAAGCGTGTCGATCGCTGCGGAACACGGCGAGCCCGACGAAATGCTGGCGCTCGATGCGGCACTGGACGAACTCCACAAGCACGCGCCGCGACTGGCCCAGGTCGTCGAATGGCGCTATTTCGGCGGAATGTCCGAGAGCGAAATTTCCTCCGTCCTCGATGTGCACGTGCGTACCGTCCGACGCGACTGGCAAGCCGCGAAACTCTTCCTGCTTCAACGCATGGACGACGAATACGCAACCGCAACCATCGATGGGCGCTGA
- a CDS encoding acyl-CoA dehydrogenase: protein MSTYKAPLADIRFALFDVLDSERTFSSLGFADANRELIDAVLEESARFAETVVAPLNRIGDTHGATYDKATGKVTTPPGFKEAYAQFAEGGWTGLESPVEYGGQGMPHTLGTAMKEMIHAANLAWGNFPLLSHGATEALLHHGEDWQKQAFLAPMVEGRWTGTMCLTEPHCGSDLGLLKTRAEPHPDGSYTITGTKIFITAGDHDLTENIVHLVLARLPDAPAGSKGISMFIVPKFKVNPDGSLGEPNAVRCGAIEHKMGIHGSATCVMNFDGAAGTLIGQPHKGLMAMFTMMNGARLSVGLQGLGLSERAYQNALRYARERLQMRALSGAKFPEKPADPIIVHPDVRRMLLTQKALIEGGRLLGFQAGLLLDIVDHGKDEAERAQADALLGFLTPIVKACLTEWAIECTYHAQQCFGGHGYIQEWGMEQLARDARITTMYEGTTGIQALDLMGRKVMQLKGEGLKVFLGMIEAFCAEQAGNEALDEFIAPLRARAQEWQEVTQMIGRRAAGNPDEIGAAAWDYLFYSGYVTLAYWWARSVAAADASSRPQAFKDAKRETARFYFARVLPRTRTHVESIASGAGSLMSLSAEGFGD, encoded by the coding sequence ATGAGCACCTACAAAGCCCCTCTCGCCGATATCCGTTTCGCGCTGTTCGACGTGCTCGACAGTGAGCGCACCTTCTCGAGCCTCGGTTTCGCGGACGCCAACCGTGAATTGATCGATGCGGTGCTGGAAGAAAGCGCGCGCTTCGCCGAAACCGTGGTCGCGCCGCTCAATCGCATCGGCGATACCCATGGCGCGACCTACGACAAGGCAACCGGCAAGGTGACCACGCCGCCCGGCTTCAAGGAGGCCTATGCGCAGTTCGCGGAAGGGGGCTGGACCGGCCTGGAATCGCCGGTCGAATACGGCGGCCAGGGCATGCCGCACACCCTCGGCACCGCGATGAAGGAAATGATCCACGCCGCGAACCTGGCCTGGGGCAATTTCCCGCTGCTCTCGCACGGCGCCACCGAGGCCCTGCTGCATCATGGCGAAGACTGGCAAAAGCAGGCGTTCCTCGCGCCGATGGTGGAAGGCCGCTGGACCGGCACCATGTGCCTGACCGAACCCCATTGCGGCAGTGACCTCGGCCTGCTCAAGACCCGCGCCGAACCGCATCCGGACGGCTCCTACACCATCACCGGCACCAAGATCTTCATCACCGCCGGCGACCACGACCTCACCGAAAACATCGTGCATCTGGTGCTTGCGCGCCTGCCGGACGCGCCCGCCGGCAGCAAGGGCATCTCGATGTTCATCGTGCCCAAGTTCAAGGTGAATCCGGACGGCTCGCTGGGCGAACCCAACGCCGTGCGCTGCGGCGCGATCGAACACAAGATGGGCATCCACGGTTCGGCCACCTGCGTGATGAATTTCGATGGCGCTGCGGGCACGTTGATCGGTCAGCCGCACAAAGGCCTGATGGCGATGTTCACCATGATGAATGGCGCGCGCCTGTCGGTCGGCCTGCAGGGCCTCGGCCTGTCGGAACGCGCTTATCAGAATGCATTGCGCTATGCCCGCGAACGCCTGCAGATGCGCGCGCTGTCGGGTGCGAAGTTTCCGGAAAAACCCGCCGATCCGATCATCGTCCATCCGGACGTGCGGCGCATGCTGCTGACCCAGAAGGCGCTGATCGAAGGCGGTCGCCTGCTCGGATTCCAGGCCGGCCTGCTGCTGGATATCGTCGATCACGGCAAGGACGAGGCCGAACGCGCGCAGGCCGACGCACTGCTGGGTTTCCTTACGCCGATCGTCAAAGCCTGTCTGACCGAATGGGCGATCGAATGCACCTATCACGCGCAGCAATGCTTCGGCGGCCACGGCTACATCCAGGAATGGGGCATGGAGCAGCTTGCGCGCGACGCGCGCATCACCACGATGTACGAAGGCACCACCGGCATCCAGGCGCTGGATCTGATGGGCCGCAAAGTGATGCAGCTCAAGGGCGAAGGCCTGAAAGTGTTCCTCGGCATGATCGAAGCGTTCTGCGCGGAACAGGCCGGCAACGAAGCGCTCGACGAGTTCATCGCACCGCTGCGCGCGCGGGCGCAGGAATGGCAGGAGGTGACGCAGATGATCGGTCGCCGCGCCGCCGGCAACCCCGACGAAATCGGCGCCGCTGCGTGGGACTACCTGTTTTATTCGGGTTACGTGACGCTGGCCTACTGGTGGGCGCGCAGCGTGGCCGCTGCGGATGCGTCCTCGCGCCCGCAGGCGTTCAAGGATGCGAAGCGCGAAACCGCCCGCTTCTATTTCGCCCGCGTGCTGCCGCGCACGCGCACCCACGTGGAATCGATCGCCAGCGGGGCGGGTTCG
- a CDS encoding LEA type 2 family protein, which translates to MRQRWAMRLSAAITAAACLLALSGCVTGPVRRVSEPTASIQQLSVGTDGQWTVALRLQNFSNVPMRFERIAMTLRAGTEVAGELQAAPALTIGPESADVVDVTLAPSAAARIVIADALADRRSLDYSLEGKISAAAEDHKARDYKVKRNSALSPVPGLPGVMR; encoded by the coding sequence ATGCGGCAACGATGGGCAATGCGATTGAGTGCGGCGATCACGGCAGCGGCATGCCTCCTGGCATTGTCCGGCTGTGTCACCGGCCCGGTGCGGCGCGTGTCCGAGCCCACTGCCAGCATCCAGCAACTGAGCGTCGGCACCGACGGACAATGGACCGTCGCGCTGCGGCTGCAGAATTTCAGCAACGTGCCGATGCGCTTCGAACGCATCGCGATGACGCTCCGCGCAGGCACCGAAGTCGCCGGCGAATTGCAGGCCGCGCCCGCGCTGACGATAGGCCCGGAATCGGCCGATGTCGTCGACGTCACGCTCGCGCCCAGCGCAGCGGCGCGCATCGTCATCGCCGACGCCCTCGCCGACCGCCGCAGCCTGGATTACAGCCTCGAAGGCAAGATCAGCGCCGCAGCCGAGGACCACAAGGCGCGCGACTACAAAGTCAAACGCAACAGTGCGCTCAGTCCGGTACCCGGGCTTCCCGGCGTGATGCGCTGA